A region of Lepus europaeus isolate LE1 chromosome 2, mLepTim1.pri, whole genome shotgun sequence DNA encodes the following proteins:
- the ZDHHC19 gene encoding palmitoyltransferase ZDHHC19, with translation MPLLKDATPVVKELRSPPPVPLCWFLPSLFAAFNVVLLVIFSGLFFAFPCRWLAQHGNWAFPTVTGLLFALTFFSLVTLNFSDPGILHRGSGEQSPMTVHVVWVNHRAFRLQWCPKCCFHRPPRTYHCPWCNICVEDFDHHCKWVNNCVGNRNFRFFMLLVLSLCLYSGSLLVTCLFFLVRTSHLPFCIDKAMAILVAVPAAGFLVLLFLLLLIQILSVSAAERSYEGKCRYLQGYNPFDQGCVSNWYLAICAPLGPKYMAEAVWLQRVVGPEWVPVYFPTCPSTHSPSVLPGPQPQPSCCHKPGQGPPGSGEAAAVQEVRSLHAGPVLHPLREAPHSPLRTRRCQEHLRLNVTS, from the exons GTAAAGGAGCTGCGGTCCCCGCCGCCGGTCCCCCTTTGCTGGTTCCTCCCAAGCCTATTTGCTGCCTTCAACGTGGTGCTGCTCGTCATTTTCAGTGGTCTCTTCTTTGCATTCCC TTGCAGGTGGCTGGCTCAGCACGGGAACTGGGCCTTCCCCACCGTCACAGGCCTCCTCTTTGCCCTTACCTTCTTCAGTCTCGTTACACTCAACTTCTCAGACCCTGGTATCTTACATCGAG GCTCCGGCGAGCAGAGCCCCATGACGGTGCACGTGGTGTGGGTGAACCACAGAGCCTTCCGCCTGCAGTGGTGCCCAAAGTGCTGCTTCCACCGCCCGCCCCGGACTTACCACTGCCCCTGGTGCAACATCTGTGTGGAG GACTTCGACCATCACTGCAAGTGGGTCAATAACTGCGTCGGTAACCGCAACTTCCGCTTCTTCATGCTGCTGGTGCTGTCCCTGTGCCTCTACTCGGGCTCCCTGCTGGTCACCTGCCTGTTCTTCTTGGTGCGCACCAGCCACCTGCCCTTCTGCATTGACAAGGCCATGGC CATCCTAGTGGCTGTGCCCGCCGCGGGCTTCCTGGTactgctcttcctgctgctgctgatcCAGATCCTGTCGGTGAGTGCGGCCGAGCGCTCCTACGAGGGCAAG TGCAGATACCTTCAGGGATACAACCCCTTtgaccagggctgtgtcagcAACTGGTATTTAGCAATTTGTGCACCACTGGGACCCAA GTACATGGCTGAAGCTGTCTGGCTGCAGAGAGTGGTGGGGCCCGAGTGGGTGCCGGTGTACTTCCCGACatgcccctccacacacagcccTTCGGtcctccccggcccccagccccaaccctccTGCTGCCACAAACCAGGGCAGGGCCCTCCGGGGAGCGGAGAGGCCGCAGCTGTCCAGGAGGTGAGGAgt CTCCACGCCGGCCCGGTGCTGCACCCGCTGCGGGAAGCCCCTCACTCGCCCCTCCGCACCCGGCGATGCCAGGAGCACCTGCGTCTCAACGTCACCTCCTGA